The genomic window ATTCAGCTATGACGCAAGCAACCGCCTCACTCAAGTGCAAGTGGGCGATGCAGACGAAGCCAGCAAAGTCACCTACCTGCACAACGCAGCAGGCCAACGCGTCTTCAAGAGCGAACCGCAGGTAGCGCAAACCGCACCCAGCGAACAAGAACTAGGCACAGACTTCATCACCTGGCTCAAAAAGAACTTTGGCTGGCTCTTCGCCCAAGCCCAACAAAACGCCACACTGGGGCAAAGCTATGTGTACGGCGATGGACCCATCAACAGCTACCACCTGCTGGGTGAATACGGCAACGGCGGCACCACAAGCACCGGGAGACTGGAATACATCTACCTGCCCACCGAGACAGGAACAGCGCAACTCATCGGGCTCTACAAAAACAACCGCTTCTACGCAGTCCACACCGACCACCTGGGCACGCCAAGAAGCATCACCGACGACACCAACAAGGTGGTGTGGCAATGGGCCTACTCCGCATTCGGGGACAACAAGCCCACCGGCATCCTGAAAGCCACAACCAACCCCAAAGCCGCCCTCACCAACCAGCCCACACTCCTGCAAGCCACCAGCCCGAGCTTCCCCGTCAATCTGAGGTTCCCGGGGCAGTACTGGGATGATGAGGCTAAGCTGAGTTACAACTACTTCCGCAACTACCAACCGAACCAAGGGCGGTATACACAGCCGGACCCGATTGGGTTGGAGGGGGGATGGTCGCGGTTTGGGTATGTAGTTGGGAATGCGCTTTGGGCGATTGATCCTGAGGGGCTCGCAGGAGTAACTCCAAAGAATTTCGGTAAAAATAAATCGCTGCCCCCTCCTGGCCAACTTCCGAAGGACACACAAGAAAGAACTAAGCAACAACAAGAGCAACAAGAGGCTGGCGCAGAAACAACTAAAAATATGCTTTGCTATCTTGGTCTGAGAAATTGCGAGGCTGAAGATAATTTAAAAAAAGCAAGGATTTGCTTGCTGTCTCAATGCACAACATGCGACGGTCAAACGTTTACCGCTGGACCAAACGCAAATCAAAGTAGCGCTTTCGATCCAAAGACCACAACTTGCAAGTGCATTCAGTACGGTTTCGATCCGTCATATCAAGGTGGACCACCTCCTGGCCTAACCCCTCCTGGACGATAGTTATGAAAAAAATCGCAATCTTTATTTGTTTTGTAGTGATTGTTTTCTTGGCTTTTGTTGTAGGTCGGAAATCGGGATTTCAAGAAGCGATTCGAATCGGTGATTTAAAAGCTCAATCTATAAATGCCCTAAATGCTATGGGTTCTTATGATGTCCATGCCGATATAGCCAAAGCCGTTGAAGCTGGAAATGGTGCAAAAGCGCTGTGCTCAGTACAGATTTATGCAAGTGCTAACGTGATGCAGGTTAGGCAGTGCTTGGAAGATCCCAGTTGCAAATCATTAATCGAATCAGAAGTTCAAAAGGTTGCACCTGAACTACTTGGAAATGGTGCACTAAAGCTGAAATTTTTCAAACTAGGTGAAAAATGTGTCCCCTGATAAAAGGGCTGTCGAGCTGTCCCGAATCTTGTGTGCAGCGTGACCGAATCCATGTGCATGCATGGTCTCCAAAATATTCTTCATAAAAGAATTTTTTATCAAATTGGCCGATAGCCCCCATCAACGTTGCGCAAGCAGCTACGAATTCAGTAGCAGGCGTACTCGCTTAGTCAACAACACCATCGCCTGGGCCACCAGCCGCACCTTCAACAGCCTGAACCGGGTCAGCGCCATCACCAGCGGGCAGCGCTGGCTATTCTTGGAAAGTAATCTCAGGAGTAAAGAGATGATGCGTTCCTTCTTTCGCTGGTTTCTTCTTGTTCCCTTAATTTCGTTAGTTGTCGCTTGCGCCGACAGCGTTTCCCAGCGTATGCCAGCAATCAAGCAAGATTTGGCTCAGTTCCAGACTTCGCTATTTGTACCCGTGCGCCCAGCCACGAGTGAGTTAGCTAAAGATTCGGCTTTTTCATTAGCGATAGATTTTGAAGGAATTGATGCCGGGAAGATAGCTGGTCAGGCGGAGGAGGCCCTTCGGAAGTTGCGCTATGTACGTAAAGAAAATCGACTTGATGGAATTCAAGAAACTATTTTGTATTGCCACGAGGAAGAAGCTGGTAGGAGTGCAACTATCGTGAATAGCGGGCCACAACTACGAATCGCGTTTCGAGTTTCCGGCTGGTCGGAAGATAAGCAAAAGTGTCCAGGTAAGAATGTATCGAAGTAATTTAAGTCAAATCTGCCTCTGGCCCCCGTGAAATATGCGCGAGTAGCTATGAATTCAGGAGCGGTTTGATTCGGTCCCACAACACGTAGGCGCCCAGTCCAGCGAGGTGCACCCACACCGTCAGCCAGTACATCGCCTGAAAACCGGGCTTGACGGTTTTGTGTCGTAACACCTGCTGCGCCAGTCGCGCAGCGGGCCAGCCACCGACCAAGGCCAGCAAATGCAGAGTTTTTTCTTGAATGCGCCAATGGCGGGCGCGGGCAGCGCGCTTGTCCAACCAGTAAGCGCCAAAGGTAGCCGCGTTTAGCGCAAGGGCGAGCCCCAAAACCAAAGGCGGCAGGCGGTGTTGGTAGATGCCCCAACCCAGCCCTGCCGCCCAGAGTGCCGCCAGGGTGGCGGCAGTTAGCTGCTTCAACCCGCCAGCGCCACGTAGACGTTTTGCACGTCGTCGTTGCCGTCGATGGCGGCCAGGAAGGCTTCCACTTCTTCCAGCGCTTCGGCGCTCAGGCTGGTGGGGTCGACAGGGTTTTTGGCTTTGTAGCCCAGCTTCATCGACAGCACGTTGAAGCCGAAGTTGGGCAGGGCGCGGGCCACCAGGTCCAAGTCAGCCGGGTCGGTGTAGAACACGGTGTTGCCTTCTTCATCACCGGCTTCAAAGTCTTGCGCACCGGCCTCAATCGCAGCCACTTCGGCATCCGAGTCGGCGGCGGTAGGGGCCGCTTCGATCATGCCCAGGTGGTTGAAGTCCCATGCCACCGAGCCGCTGGTGCCCAGCTGGCCTTTGCGGAACAACACGCGCATTTCAGGGGCGGTGCGTTTCACGTTGTCGGTCAGGCACTCCACCATCACCGCTACCTGATGCGGGGCAAAGCCTTCGTAGATAACGTGTTCATAGTTGATGACCTCGCCTGTCAGGCCGGCACCTTTCTTGATGGCGCGCTCCAGCGTGTCTTTGGGCATGGAAACTTTGCGGGCCTGCTCCACCACCAGGCGCAACTTGGCGTTGGCAGCCGGGTCCGCGCCGCCGCGGGCGGCTACCGTAATTTCTTTCACCAGCTTGGTAAACAGCCGGCCTTTGGCATCGGCCACCAGGGCCTTGCCCTTTGCTTTCCATTGCGCGCCCATAGCGAGTCTTTCTAGATGTTGAAGGGGTAGATTTTACTTGGCGCTCTGAGGCGCTACGCCGCTGCCAGGCGCACTGCGCCAGAGGGCGATGCGTTGTTCCACCTGGGTATGAAACAAATGGCTGGTACCCAGCGCCACCAACCAGCTGGCGGCCATGAACAAGAGGGCTGCATCACCATCGTCGGAGCCGATTTCAGCCCAAGCGGCATTGGCCAGCAAGAGCACGCCGTAGTGGACCAAAAAGAGTGCATACGACGTGCGGCTGAGCAGGCTCACTGCCGCGTCGAGCCAGCGCGGCAGGCGCAGTTGCCAGGTGCCGAAGCTGGCCAGCAAGGCCGACACACTGATGGCGAGGGCAATACGCTCGCGAAAATTGATGGCCAGTGACGCCAACCCGACGCTGAGGGCCGTGGCGTACAGCGCCACCGCATACCAGCCGTGCCGTGCGCGCAAACCTGCCCACCAGGCCAAGGCGCCCAAGCCGTAGGCCCCGAAAAAGTACACCGACCAGATGTCCCAATCCGCATCGGCATTGAACCAAGTGAGGGATGCGGCACACAGCAACGCCACCAGCGCAAGGCTCAGCCAGCGCTTGCCACCGCCCAGCCACAGCACCAGGGCCAGGGTGGCGTAGAGCTGAAAGTCGATGGCCACATACCAGACACCGGCAGACAGAGACTCGACATCCAACACGCTGTGCAACAGGCTGGCATGGGCGAGCAACTGGGGCAGGGTAGGCGCAGCCGGCACCACCTCGGCCGACAGGTAAGGCCGGGCGATGGCCGCGCACACCACCGTGAGCAGCAAGGCCGCGACAAAGGGAAGGGCGAGACGCTGGTAACGCTGCCAGACCGCGCTGAACACGCTACTGGCCGGCCGCCTCGTGAGGGCGAAGCTGCGGGCTGCCAGATAGCCGGCAACCACCAGAAACACTTGCACCGCGATGCGGGCGTTGTCGTACAGCCACTCAAATACCTCGGGCAAAGCACTCGAGGCTGCTTCTGACAGCGGGCCATAGGCCGAAAAGTGGTGCAGCACGATGCATTGGGCAGCAATCACTTTCAAAATATCAATCAGCCGGAACGAGGTAAGAGCGGGTAGGCGGGCAACAGTCATCAGGTCTGGCAAAGTGGGCTGCGCCGGCCCGAGAGGCTCAAGCCAGCGTGAACAGCGGTATATCTTGGGTGTGTGCAAGCAGGTCTAGCTGCTCGCGGGTCTGGCCGGCCACAAAGGCGGCCACAGTGGCGTGGGCCTCTGGGGTCATCATCGCCAAGGGGTGCGATTGTCGCAGACCGGCCGCCGCGCCCAAGCGGCTCGAAAAATGGGGCTCCAAAGCCGCCATGGCGACTCTTCCGTCTTTGCAGGGGTAGACCCGGTATCCGGCATGGCCACCACCCACGGCGGCACCTGTTTGGGTCAGGCCCCAGCTGCGCGGCAGCGCGAGGTAGCCCGCAGCATCAGACAGCGCGATTTCAAGGAAAACCCCTTTCCCTTTGGCTTGGCTGAGGATGCGGGTTTGTAGCACCGCTTCGCTGGTCATCAGCGAGCCGCCCATGTCCGCATACAGGGTGGGGGGCATTTCCAGGCCGGTGACGAGGTCGTTTTCCGCCAGGTAGGTGAGGTCGTGCCCGGGCTCTTCTGCGCGGGCGCCCGGCGCCCCGACGATGGCGACCATCGACAGCCCGGGGTATTGTTTGCGCAGGGCTTTCCACTCCAGCCCCAGTTTTTTGAGGGCACTGGGGCGGAAGGAGGTAAGCAGCACATCCGCCTTGGTCAGCTCTTTGTGCAGGGCGCGCTGACCGGCTTCGGTCTTCAAGTCCGCGGCAACCACCCGCATGCCCTGGTGCATGACGTCGTAAGCCGTGCGGTTGTAAAGCCCCATCGGATCGCCCGAAGCGCCTGCCCGTGAGCCTGCCGGTGCGGGTGGCTCCAGCTTGATGCAGGTCGCCCCCATGTCGCGACAGCGCATCAGCGCCGCAGGGCCGGGCAGATTGAGCGCAAGGCTCAGGATGCGGGTGCCCTTGAGAGGGCGCAGGCGCTGTGCAGGGGGTGCGGCTTGAAGGGGCATGGTTTGCTATCAAAAAAGAAGCTAGAGGCGCTTATTCTGCCAGCGTTAGCAGCATATATGTTACTTAAGTGTCGCCCACTCGACCGCCCAGCCCTGGAGCCAGGCCACGGCATCGTCTTCTGGGGTCATGGTTTCCATGGCGTCTAGCACACAGGTGTCGCCCATTTTGCGGGCACCCAGGTCTTGCAACTTGGTGTCGAATTGTTTGCCGCCGCCCAAAAAGCTGTCGCCATAGCTGCTATCGCCCAGCGCAACCAGGCCATAGCGCACGTGCCCGAGGTATTTGGCTTGTGCATCTAGGCTGTTGAGCAAGCCCACTGCATTGCCCGGCACGTCACCGGCGCCCGTGGTGGAGGTGCAGATGATGAAGGTGCCGGGTGTGTCGAATACGGTGATGTCGAGGCCGTCCATCGGCAGGACATCGATGGTGGCGCCGATATCGTCGGCACAAAACTGGAGCGCCTCGGCCACGCTTTGGGCGTTGCCATTGACGGTGCCGACAAGAATAGTGATTTGCATAGCGAGATTCAGAGGGACTTCAAGAGGGTGCGGGGGATGATAGGGGCAATAATGTCGGCCTCTCCCGGCAACGGGATTCCCGTTTTTCTCAGGCGCACCGTGACCCAAGCTTTTAACCCCCAACTCGGCTTCGCTTTTTTGGCTGATCTGCCCACGTTGGACCTCGATCCACCCAAACGCGCCAGCCGCAGCCCCAAGGCTTCGGCCGCAAAAACGCCCAAAGCAGTGCCCGCCACCCAGGCCCCCTTGATGGACGCCGAGGCCATGGCCCGCGCCCTCGAGGCTCATGCCGATTACAAGGTGCAGCGCCGTCTCAAGCCTTGTCTGCAGTGGCCCGGCGAGGCGCACAGCGGCGTGAAAACCATCCTGGTGCTGGATACAGAAACCACCGGGCTGGACCAGACCAAAGAAAAAATTATCGAACTCGCGCTGCTGCGGGTTTCGGTCGATACCGAAACCGGGCTGCCGGTCGGGCCGGTGCAGGTGTATGACGGCTTGGAAGACCCGGGCAAGCCGATTCCCCCTGAGATAGTTGCCATTACCGGCATTGAGGATGCCCAGGTGCAAGGCCAGGCACTAGACGAGGCCCGCATTGCCGAGCTGATGCAGGGTGTGGATGTGGTGATCGCCCATAACGCAGGATTTGACCGCCCGTTTGTCGAGGCGCGGCTACCCGCTTTTGCCGGACTGGCGTGGGCATGCTCCTTTGCCGACATCGATTGGAAAGCCCAAGGGCGCGGTTCCGCCAAGCTGGAGAGCCTTGCAGCGGAGCTGGGCCTGTTTTACGACGCCCACCGGGCCGAGATGGATTGCCATGCGCTGTTGGCAGTGCTGGCTGCCCCGTTGCCAAAGGCCGGTGCTGACGCCACCCAGACGGGCCTTGCACACCTGCTCTATGCCGCCGGTAACCCTAGCTATCGATTGAGCGCAACCAACGCCCCTTTTGAGGCGAAAGACCTGCTCAAGGCCCGCGGCTATCGCTGGAACGGAGACCAACGTGTGTGGGCCACCCGCCTGAACGACGATGCCGCGCTGCACACCGAGTTCGACTGGCTCCGCCAGCAGGTGTATGCCGGCCGGCATGCGGCGGTGCAGGTGGAGCAAATGGACGCCAAAACCAAGTACTCCAGCCGCAGCGGCCACACGGTTTACCAACAACTCTAAAGGGCCCAGTCATGTCGCGACAGCTGCTCAGTGTTCAGGTGGGCCTCGCCCGCAAGGTGCAGATCCAGGGCCGCAGCATCCTGACGGCGATCCACAAAACCCCGGTTGACGGGCCCACCCCGGTGACGCCGCTAGGCTTGTTGGGAGATGAGCAGGCGGACCCCTCAGTGCACGGCGGGCTGGACAAGGCGGTGTATGCCTACCCCTCGGAGCACTACGGTTTTTGGCAAGAAGCGCGCCGGGCGGCTGGCGCCAGCGGTTTCGATGACAGCTTGCCCTTTGGCTCCATGGGCGAGAACCTGACGCTGGCAGGCCTCATGGAAAACGAGGTGTGGGTGGGCGATGTGCTGCGCTTTGCCGATTGCGCGCTGCGGGTGGTGCAGCCGCGGGAACCCTGTTTCAAGTTCAATGCGGCGATGGGTTTTGCAGGCGCTGTCAAAGCCATGGCGATGAGTGGTCACTGTGGCTTTTATCTGGCGGTTGATGAGCCCGGGCAGCTGCGTGCCGGTGAGCCGTTTGAGTTGGTGCCCGGCTCACGGCAGACCTCGATCGCCGAGCTGTTCAAGGCCCGGCTTTACAAGCACTTGCGCTAGCCCCTGCAGCGGTTGCGGCCCTGAAATCAGCCCCGGCTCAGCGTTGTGCTGATGGCGTCGGCCAGCTCGTGGGGCTCAAACTTGGCGACATAGGCGTCAGCGCCCACGCCAGTGGCATGGCCCTCGCTGGCGCTGCCGGTCAGGGATGAATACACGATGACTGGAATGCCCGCGAACCGGTTGTCGTTTTTAATGCTGCGGGTCAGGGTAAAGCCGTCCATTTCGGGCATTTCCAGATCGGTCAGCACCAACGCGACTTTATCGCTGGCCCGCTTGCCGTGGGCGACCGCATCGCTGTGAATCTGGGCCAGACGATCCCACGCTTCTTTGCCGTTTTTGAAGGCCACGTAAGAAACCCCCATGGACTTGAGGCTTTCCTCCACCAGCATGCGGGCGATGGCGGAGTCGTCGGCAAACAGGATGGTGGAGCCTTCGGGCAGCTTGATTTTCTGGATGTTGCTAGAGGACTCTGTTTGGCTGTTGGGGAACACGTTGCGGATGATTTGCTCCACATCGAGCACCTGTGCCAAGCGGGAGTCTGTGGCATCGCCATCGATTCGGGCAACGCCTGAGAGCAAGCCGGAGCTGTTGTTGTCAGAGGCGATCAGGTGCTTCCAGTCGAGCTGGATGATTTCGACCACTTCGTCCACCAGAAACGCCTGGGTTGTGCGGGCAAACTCGGTCACCAGCACGATTTTGGAATCGGTTTTCGGCACACAGCCTGCGAGTGCAGGCAGGTTGATCACCGGAATCAATTGCCCGCGCACATTGGCCAGTCCGAGGGCGTGTTGGGGGGCATTCACGATGCTGGTGATTTCAGGCGCCACCACGATTTCGCGCACCTTGAACACATTGATGCCGAATAGCTCGCTACGCTCGCTGCCGGTCGAGTCCCCGAGTCGGAACAGCAGGAGCTGGAATTTGCTCTCAGCTGCCTGGCTGCTGTGGGGCGGTGTTTTGGTGTTCATAGGAGCGCTCATGGTGGGGCCTCTCGAAGCAATTGGTGTTCACCTTCACTTTACCCTTTTCCGTGCGAATTGCTTTGGCTAAAAGACAAGGTTTTCGCTGCATCTCTCAGGAACTGGCGTACTTGGTCTATATCCGCTCCGATATGTCGGTCAATACGGCGGATGTAAGGGCAGGCGAAGGGCTTCGATATTGCAGTAGTTGCATACGATTGCATCCACACTTGATTGGCTTTACCGCAGCCTCTTTTTCGCATGGTGCATAGGGGATTCACCCAGCGGACGTGCCGCACCGACACCTCGGTTACGCTAAATGCTATTCAATGCAAAGGAATGACCGTGAAATTAGTTCGCTATGGATTGCCGGGCCAGGAAAAGCCCGGTGTGTTGGATGCCCAAGGCGGGGTGCGCGACCTCTCTGCGCACATCGCGAATGTGGGCGGTGCTGCCTTGTTGCCGGACAGTCTGGCCCGATTGCGTGGGATTGCGGTGGACAGTCTGCCCTTGGTGGCCGGCGTGCCCCAACAAGATTTGCGTCTTGGTGCTTGTGTCGGCAATGTCGGCAAATTCATTTGCATCGGTTTGAACTACTCTGACCACGCGGCGGAGAGCGGCATGCAAGTGCCGCCGGAGCCAGTGGTATTCAACAAATGGACCAGCGCGATCGTCGGGCCTGACGATGCCGTGGAGATTCCCCGTGGTTCGCTCAAGACGGACTGGGAAGTAGAGTTGGGCGTAGTCATCGGCAAAGGTGGCCGCTACATCGACGAAGCAGACGCCATGTCCCACGTCGCCGGCTATTGTGTGGTGAACGATGTGTCTGAGCGCGAATACCAGCTCGAACGCAGTGGCACATGGGACAAGGGCAAGGGCTGCGACACCTTCGGCCCTATAGGCCCTTGGCTGGTGACGGCGGATGAAGTACCGGATCCGCAGGCCTTGTCCATGTGGCTCGATGTGGATGGCAAGCGCTATCAAAACGGAAGCACCTCCACCATGGTTTACGGAGTGAAGTTTCTGGTAGCGTACCTGAGCCGCTTCATGAGCCTGCAACCCGGTGATGTGATCTCCACCGGTACCCCGCCCGGCGTCGGCATGGGTCAGAAACCTCCGGTTTATCTACGCGCCGGCCAGACCATGCACTTGGGCATCGAGGGCTTGGGAACCCAAACACAAGTGACCAAACAGGCCTGATATGACCCCAGCCGACGACGTGCGCTTTGTGGACGCGCTCTTTTAAATACGGCCTGGCCTCTACGATCAGCTGCGGTGCTAGCCAGCACCGCAGGCGGGATGCCTTTGCCAGCTCCCATGAATGCAACCTGATCCACTCTCAGGGGATGGCGCTCTTTGGTGTGCCCTGGCCTTGGATTAGCGGCTGATATTGCACTCGCGGCGCAACAAGGCCACCGCATCGTTGAAGGTGTAGTCGTGGTCACTCGCCAGGGTGGCGCTCGACTCTTCGATAAAGTTGTTCCACAGGCTTGCGTAGTCTTCCAGGTGTTCGGCAGGCGCGTTGGCTTCGATGAACTGCAAGGGCAGGGTGGGCTGCAATCCAGATTTCCGGATCTTCTTTACCAAGGTCGAGGCTGCCTTTTCAGTGAGCACCGTCTTGGCAGGGCTACCAGCGGCCATGCACAAGAACAGGGTGAGCAAGGAGCTTTCGTCATCATTGCCACCGGTGGCTTTGGCCCAAGCCTTGGAAACATTCTTGTCGAATTGATCCACCTCTAGGATGGCGTCCTCGAGCCAAAAATACCGGCCCATGAATGCGGGTGTCTGGTCAAACAGCTTGCGCACCGACAGGTCGGATTCCAGCCATTTGACGGAGTCTGCCCAGACCGAGTCGCGTATGGACTCCACCAGTTCTGTCCACTCGCTAGGTAGATCTGCCGGGACAATCAACGGCAACTTGCCGGGTTTGGCCAGATAGCGCTTGCGCAAGGCCAGAATCATCTTTTCGAAAGTAACCCAGTCGGGCAGGCTGCTGCGCTTGCAGGCGCGGGCCAACAAGGCAGTGCGGATGACGGCTTCTGCATCTTTGCCAGCCTCTTCGAGCTCTTCGACGTCCATGCCCATTTGCCCAGCCATCCAGATGGCCGCATCCACCACCGCGGCAGCCCGGCTCCGGCTTGCCAACTCCATCTGGTATTCGGTCAGGGTTTTAAGGCTCCATTTGGCCAGCAGGGGAATGTGCTCATCGCGAAAGCCGCTGCGCTCGTTCATCCCGAAGTGTGTCGTCTGCGGCATGGTGATCAGCGCTTTGAGCATGTCTGAGCCCGCTTTGGAGCGAGAGAGAAAGCTGTGGTCCCGCAACAGCTCGGCTGCACGGTGGAGGTCGCCCTCCGTGCTGTGGGCCAGATGCAGGCTGACCAGGTTGACGATGCGGTCTCTGGCAAGCTCCAATTCGGGCCGCAAGTACTCGGTCCCGAAATAGCGCGCGATCTGCACCATGCCCTTGGGCGCATCGGCCCGGATGGCATCGAGTTTGTCTTGCCCGATCAGGCCGTGTTCTATGCCGTGCGTGAGCGCCTTTTCAAAGAAAGGACGGCTATCAAACAGGGAAACGGAATGGGGTGCAACGGGCATGGCGCTGGAGCAATTGGATTTAAATGGCGGACTCTTCGTCGTCTTCGCGGGCAGCAGGTGTGGCTTTGCCGCGGTCGGTGTCACCGGTTTCGACTTTGCCGTCGTCTTCCTCTTCGGCCACTTCTTCTTCATCAAGGCCCAGGTCAAACGCACGGGCCTTGGCTCGCAACACAATCAACATTTCGATGAAAAGGTCGGGGAGCTCATGGCGCAGCAGCCAGGCCATTTGCATCCAGTCCTGGTCCGCCACCTCATCCAGATCGACGCGTGGGCGCACGTAGGCGGATTGGTACAGCGCCTGCTCCGACAAGATTTCGCCGTCATCTTCGACGGTGTCAAACGTGCCACTGCGGGCAAACGCCTCTACTCGGCTCCACTTTTCGGTGAAGTAATCGGCCAGCGCTTCGCTGCCACCTTCCAGATCACCAATGGCCGTCAAAAACTCAATCGCATCCACCGCGTCATCCCGGAAGATCACCGAGTTCATCATGCCGCGCAAATGGGTTCGCGTCAGGTCTTTGTATTGCTTTTCGATCACCACCGCATGCGCAAACTGCTGCGGTGTGATCAGCAAATTCACGATGGATTCTTTGGAGTCGTCGTACTCGCGGATCACCGCCAGAATGTCTTTGGCAGGCAGCTGCTCCAGCACCACCATCAGGGCGCCGTCGCCCTCAGAGTCGGCAAGCTCCGTCAACACGGACTCAGCCCCCACGATATCGCCGGCAGCGATCAGGGCTTGGGTTTTTTCAATCAGGGCTAATTGGCTCACAGGGGCGTCCTCTTGATGCGGGCTCGGGATTTATTCTTTGTGGTCGAAGCCTTGCTCGACCATCCAGGCGGCGCCTTCTTCTTCGTTCACACGGCTTTGGCGTTCGTCTTCGTCCATGCCTTCGGGGTCACGCTCGATGTCGTCGCGGTCATCCTCTTCATCATCTGATTCGTCCGCTGCAGCGAATCGGGCATCCGGCTTGTTCAGCAGGTATTCCAGTGCGGCAGCCACGCTCATAAACCAGGGGCCTGCCGGTTGTTGCAGCACCTGCTGGGCCAAGGTGTGGGCCCATGGGGCGAGCTCGACCGCGTCAGCTAGCGAGTCCCATTCCGGCAGGTCTTCCGACTCCTGGCGCACCAGTTCTTCCATCACTGCAGGGCGCTTGAAACGGAAGCCCTGATGGAACACAACTGCCACCATCTCAGGGCTCAACTCCAGCATGCTCAGCAAAAACTTCAGTTCTTTGCGGCGCTCTGCCAGTTTTTTTGCCAGGATGTTGCTGCCTTCGGAGTCCGAGGTCAGGTCGTCCAGTTCGGCTTGGTAGGCGCTGCGCAGGTGATGAAAGAAAGGGGAGAGGCTCATGCTATTTGCCTTTTCAAAGAATGCGGGAGAAATACGTGGACCAGATGTCGCGTGCGGTGTCCAAGGGGTTGTCGAGCAAGCCTCGCCGGCGATTGTCGTCATAGGCCTGACGCTTGTCTGTGTCCGAGAGCACATCGTAGGCTTCTTGGACTTCACGGAAATAAGCGCCCGCGTTGGGATCTGGATTGCGGTCGGGGTGATACTGCGCAGCCTTTTGACGGAAGGCTTTTTTGATGTCAGCCAGTGTGGCTGCACTGTTCAATCCGAGACTGGCGTAATGGTCTTTCATGCAGCACGTTTCCTGCCGGAAAAGAAAAAACCCCACTGCAATCGCAGCGGGGTTTTTAAAGACCCTTGCGGGTTAATTTGGCTCCTCAACCTGGGCTCGAACCAGGGACCTACGGATTAACAGTCCGGCGCTCTACCAACTGAGCTATTGAGGAATGAAGCCTCAAATTATAGCGTGTTTTTTGAGTGATTTTAGAAACACGCTAAATTTTTAGATTCTGTCGCTAACTTTTTTCTTGGGTTCCAACACCGAGGAGCTGATGCAATCGCGTGCTCGTGGTGGTGTACTGCAAGAGCACTTTTTTCTCTGGAGAAATAAATGCCATCGCTGCGAAGGACGCTAGTGTAGCCTCATGAAAGCCACTCAAAATCAATTTTCGCTTTCCTGGATAAAAATTTATATCGCCGACCGCAAAAATTCCTGGAATTTCGCTCTGGAAGGTCTCTGTGCTCACCGGCACCTGCTTGCGTTCAAGGGTCCAACCCCAGTCGGCAATCGGTCCCATCTTTGGTGATACTCCCAAGCGCACCAGCACATGATCAGCGGCCACAGATATCTCGGTGCCTTCCGCCGTCAATACGTGCAATGAATTCAAGCGCGAACCATCAGTCCCGCATCCGGTGACCTGCGCTGGCAATACCCGGATGGTGCCGCTCTCGCGAGCGGCATCGAGTTGCTGCAGTGTGGCGGGCTCACCCGTGAAAACATCGCGCCTGTGGATCAAGGTCACACTGGCAGGACGATGGGCATCCACTGGCGCATATGCCGCTTGCAAAGCTGCAGTAACGGCCGATTCATCCCCACCCAGCACCACGACGTGGGCACCCTGCAAACTGCCTTCCGTCAGGGC from Rhodoferax potami includes these protein-coding regions:
- a CDS encoding chemotaxis protein, with protein sequence MSAPMNTKTPPHSSQAAESKFQLLLFRLGDSTGSERSELFGINVFKVREIVVAPEITSIVNAPQHALGLANVRGQLIPVINLPALAGCVPKTDSKIVLVTEFARTTQAFLVDEVVEIIQLDWKHLIASDNNSSGLLSGVARIDGDATDSRLAQVLDVEQIIRNVFPNSQTESSSNIQKIKLPEGSTILFADDSAIARMLVEESLKSMGVSYVAFKNGKEAWDRLAQIHSDAVAHGKRASDKVALVLTDLEMPEMDGFTLTRSIKNDNRFAGIPVIVYSSLTGSASEGHATGVGADAYVAKFEPHELADAISTTLSRG
- a CDS encoding NAD(P)/FAD-dependent oxidoreductase, which translates into the protein MAAPVIEADAVVIGAGPVGLFQVFQLGLHEVQAHVIDALPYAGGQCMELYADKPIYDIPGTPVTTGRGLTQSLLQQIAPFQAQMHFSQLVESVTRLEDGRLHLITDAGTTFIAKALFVAAGVGAFVPRKPAVPELEPFENLQVHYPHDAALTEGSLQGAHVVVLGGDESAVTAALQAAYAPVDAHRPASVTLIHRRDVFTGEPATLQQLDAARESGTIRVLPAQVTGCGTDGSRLNSLHVLTAEGTEISVAADHVLVRLGVSPKMGPIADWGWTLERKQVPVSTETFQSEIPGIFAVGDINFYPGKRKLILSGFHEATLASFAAMAFISPEKKVLLQYTTTSTRLHQLLGVGTQEKS
- a CDS encoding fumarylacetoacetate hydrolase family protein; this encodes MKLVRYGLPGQEKPGVLDAQGGVRDLSAHIANVGGAALLPDSLARLRGIAVDSLPLVAGVPQQDLRLGACVGNVGKFICIGLNYSDHAAESGMQVPPEPVVFNKWTSAIVGPDDAVEIPRGSLKTDWEVELGVVIGKGGRYIDEADAMSHVAGYCVVNDVSEREYQLERSGTWDKGKGCDTFGPIGPWLVTADEVPDPQALSMWLDVDGKRYQNGSTSTMVYGVKFLVAYLSRFMSLQPGDVISTGTPPGVGMGQKPPVYLRAGQTMHLGIEGLGTQTQVTKQA
- a CDS encoding DnaJ domain-containing protein, which codes for MKDHYASLGLNSAATLADIKKAFRQKAAQYHPDRNPDPNAGAYFREVQEAYDVLSDTDKRQAYDDNRRRGLLDNPLDTARDIWSTYFSRIL